The genome window CGCCTCCGGTTCGCCCGGCTGTTCGTCTTGATCTTTCGTTTCGTCGCTCATGATTTCCTCGCCCCGGCCTACGGCCCAAGGGAGCGCGCATTATAACGGCTCCACGCTGCGAGTGCGGCCAGCATGTCGCGCTGGGACGAAGTCATCGACGCGCTGCCGCGGAAAACGATGCGCCTTGCGCCGCGGAATTTGACAAGCGGCTGGCATGTCCAGAATAGCGCGTCGTTTTCAGCATCCTCTGCGATCTCTGTGTCTCTGTGGTTTGTCTCTTCCGGCGCCCATTCGACAAAAAGCTCCGCTGTTTTCGCCGGATCGCGGCGGATTATCCACCTTTCGTCCGCAATTTCAACAACGCAACTCGCCGCGCCGTACGGGCATCTCCCGCCGTCGAAAATCAAATCGACCGCGTCGCGTATCGCCGCGTCCGTCTCCGCGATGGAGCGGGGCGCGGGCGCGCCGTGCAGGTTCGCGCTCGTCGCGAAAACGAGCCCGCCGCAGGCCTCGATCACCGGCCAGAGCGGCGGATAGTAGACCGCGCGTATCCCACAGGTAGCTGTTCCCGGCAATATCGCGTCCGCGGGCAGCAAATCGCGCACCGAGTCCGCGGGGACGACCACCGTCAGCGGCCCGGGCAAAAGTTCCCGCATCCAGTTTTCCAGCGGCAGCTCGCGCACCATCCACGAAACGACGCGGCTGTCCGGATTCACCAGAATCGCGATCGGCATTTCCGCGGGCCGCGACTTCATATCGAATATCCGCGCAACCGCGAGCGGATCGCGGCACAACAGCCCGCACACCGTGTCCGTCGTGGACAAAACGACGCCGCCGGATTTGAGCGCGTGCGCAACGTCGGCCGAGAATTCTCCCGGCGCGGCCGCGCCCGCGATTACGATTTCCGCCATCGCGCTAACTGTACCGGGCGATCACATACCGGTCAATCCCGGCGAGGTCGCGCCTGACTTCCACTTCGTCCGCGCCGCCCGCCCAGAAGATGCGCCGCACGTCGTCCGCCTGTCCCTCGCCCACCTCGACCGCCGCGCGCCCGCCCGGCGCGACCAGCCCCGGAGCGAACCGCGCGATCATCCGGAAATAGTGAAGCCCTCCGCCCGGCGCGATAAGCGCGTCCTGCGGCTCGTGCAGCCGCACGCTCTCGTCCAGCCGCCCGTCGTCCGCCGCGATGTACGGAGGATTGCTGATTAACAGATCCAGATTCGCCGGCCCCGACAGCCCCGCAAGTCCGTCGTGCTGCACCGGAATCACCCGCAGCCCCAGCGCGTAACGTTTCAGGTTCCCGCGCGTCGCGCGGATCGCCGCCGCGCTCTTGTCGCTCGCCCACACGACCGCGTCCGGGAATTCGAGCGCAAGATACACCGCGATACACCCGCTCCCGCACCCGAAATCGAGAACGCGAAGC of bacterium contains these proteins:
- a CDS encoding L-threonylcarbamoyladenylate synthase yields the protein MAEIVIAGAAAPGEFSADVAHALKSGGVVLSTTDTVCGLLCRDPLAVARIFDMKSRPAEMPIAILVNPDSRVVSWMVRELPLENWMRELLPGPLTVVVPADSVRDLLPADAILPGTATCGIRAVYYPPLWPVIEACGGLVFATSANLHGAPAPRSIAETDAAIRDAVDLIFDGGRCPYGAASCVVEIADERWIIRRDPAKTAELFVEWAPEETNHRDTEIAEDAENDALFWTCQPLVKFRGARRIVFRGSASMTSSQRDMLAALAAWSRYNARSLGP
- a CDS encoding peptide chain release factor N(5)-glutamine methyltransferase — protein: MVRPAIIHAQIRERLEACSDVEFARFEADRIVEHIFGLPAGEFWAADEVSPLPEFGGTRSRVEGGRTEVESAHAFERELDRIIAGRAEGVPLAYLLGYAWFNGLKIGVSPGVLIPRQETEGLALIGKELLDEAARRRSDFGLAASGESAVQSGVLVATDEEDASELRVLDFGCGSGCIAVYLALEFPDAVVWASDKSAAAIRATRGNLKRYALGLRVIPVQHDGLAGLSGPANLDLLISNPPYIAADDGRLDESVRLHEPQDALIAPGGGLHYFRMIARFAPGLVAPGGRAAVEVGEGQADDVRRIFWAGGADEVEVRRDLAGIDRYVIARYS